In Treponema primitia ZAS-2, a genomic segment contains:
- a CDS encoding ABC transporter ATP-binding protein, whose product MSSMSPWDSRPTKEYRFGKDEFQIKRRKGGFKRFKPYFAPYLLPLAGCALIALLMNAATLAKPWIIKQVIDEYISQGRAEDRAVTILAFGYLGVVILAAVMQYLQTNFVTLIGQKIMFRIRNDLFSHIQGMSMGFFDRNSSGRLLTRLTNDVEALNDLFSNVFVNVFRDFILVSGIIILMFRFDVMLALVSLICIPLIVTVTLIYRHLARINFTKVKGMIARINGFLAENISGMRLVQIFHREKEKASELDKLDGEYVKYSLREVILNSFSKPVVEVINNLTISVLLVACAGSSIASSVNGVNSGALKVGVLYAFISYIKQLFEPVSALAEQFTSIQSALVSSDRILEVFENTGELEDAESGINLPSLKGRIEFRNVWFAYEGENWVLKDVSFTIERGQTVAFVGATGSGKSTVISLISRFYDIQRGAIFLDGRNIRDYNILSLRKSIAVVIQDVFLFSGDIKFNIRLNNKAIDDDRIKAAARYVSADRFIESLPGSYDEIVRERGCTFSAGQRQLISFARAVAFDPSVLVLDEATSNIDTETQQIIQRAMETIASGKTSIVIAHRLSTIRNADTIMVLRDGRLAESGTHEELLARKGQYHEFFTAQLQATPV is encoded by the coding sequence ATGAGTAGCATGAGTCCCTGGGATTCACGGCCGACCAAGGAATACCGCTTTGGCAAGGATGAATTCCAGATAAAGCGCCGAAAGGGGGGATTTAAGCGGTTTAAACCCTATTTTGCGCCCTACCTTTTACCCCTCGCAGGCTGTGCGCTTATTGCACTGCTTATGAATGCGGCGACCCTGGCCAAACCCTGGATCATCAAACAGGTAATTGACGAATATATCAGCCAGGGCAGGGCGGAAGACCGGGCGGTGACGATCCTAGCCTTCGGCTACCTGGGGGTAGTAATCCTGGCGGCAGTGATGCAGTATCTGCAAACCAATTTTGTAACCCTGATCGGGCAGAAGATCATGTTCAGAATCCGTAATGATCTTTTTTCCCACATCCAGGGAATGTCCATGGGTTTCTTTGACCGGAATTCCTCCGGACGGCTGCTCACCCGTTTAACCAATGATGTAGAAGCCCTGAACGATCTGTTCTCTAATGTCTTTGTGAATGTATTCCGGGATTTTATCCTGGTAAGCGGCATCATCATCCTGATGTTCCGCTTTGATGTCATGTTGGCCCTGGTAAGCCTCATTTGTATTCCCCTGATTGTGACAGTTACCCTGATTTACCGGCACCTGGCACGGATAAATTTTACCAAGGTAAAGGGAATGATCGCCCGGATCAACGGCTTTTTGGCGGAAAATATTTCCGGGATGCGACTGGTCCAGATTTTTCACCGGGAAAAGGAAAAGGCCAGCGAGCTGGATAAACTGGACGGCGAATATGTTAAGTACAGCCTGCGAGAAGTTATACTGAACAGTTTCAGCAAGCCTGTGGTGGAGGTTATCAACAACCTTACTATCTCGGTCCTGTTAGTCGCCTGCGCGGGGAGCTCCATTGCAAGCAGTGTGAACGGGGTAAATTCCGGAGCCCTGAAAGTCGGGGTTCTATATGCCTTTATCAGTTATATTAAACAGTTGTTTGAACCGGTCAGTGCGCTTGCGGAACAGTTTACTTCGATTCAGTCCGCCCTGGTTTCCTCAGATCGGATTCTTGAGGTTTTTGAAAATACCGGAGAATTGGAGGACGCCGAATCGGGGATCAACCTTCCATCCCTGAAGGGCCGTATTGAATTCCGCAATGTCTGGTTTGCCTACGAAGGGGAAAACTGGGTTCTGAAAGACGTCTCCTTTACCATCGAAAGAGGCCAGACCGTAGCTTTTGTGGGGGCCACAGGTTCAGGCAAATCAACCGTGATAAGCCTGATCTCCCGTTTCTATGATATACAGCGGGGGGCCATTTTTCTGGATGGGAGAAATATCCGGGACTACAATATACTCAGTCTCCGCAAATCTATTGCAGTGGTTATACAGGATGTATTTCTATTTTCCGGGGATATCAAATTCAACATCCGGCTTAATAATAAAGCTATCGATGATGATCGGATAAAAGCTGCGGCCCGGTACGTAAGCGCCGACCGGTTTATTGAATCGCTGCCCGGATCTTATGACGAAATAGTCCGGGAACGGGGCTGCACTTTTTCTGCGGGACAACGCCAGTTAATTTCTTTTGCCCGGGCGGTGGCCTTTGACCCTTCGGTATTGGTGCTGGACGAAGCGACCTCAAATATTGATACCGAAACCCAGCAGATCATTCAACGGGCCATGGAAACCATCGCTTCCGGAAAAACATCCATCGTCATTGCCCACCGGCTGTCCACCATACGGAATGCGGATACCATCATGGTGCTCCGGGACGGCAGACTGGCAGAGTCGGGAACCCATGAAGAGCTTCTGGCCCGAAAAGGGCAGTACCATGAATTTTTTACCGCCCAGCTAC
- a CDS encoding ABC transporter ATP-binding protein, whose product MLKDLLTGFIKRHALSYTAGILILFGCASIAMRIPGMLGGITDALVSQFLSRQEILRRVLLVMSLALIVFSLKFVWRWFLIGNSRAVEVYLRGALFRHLQTLPLGFYSEHKTGDLVAHAINDVQAIRMAFGPGFIQSLDGITTGILSVFFMSRLINPRLAILAVLPVPFAILLMFILAPMIRQRFRNVQEAYAAIADRIQESISGIRIIKSFAQEKDEVKRFIGLSGERVSAQIRLTKISALLTPGIQICFGFSFLLFIIYGSRLIQAGQISVGDFIAFNLYLLALMAPVTTVGRIIDLIQKGNASYSRLEDLFNISDNRLHRIKQDAFQLLGAIEFRHVSFRYPGAVGPTLEDISFKIKSGETFGIAGATGSGKTTIANLILRLYDPDSGEILIDGENIQDIPVDVLRESIGYVPQDNFLFSTTIKNNIEFFSQSYKMEEIEEAARLSEIYDNIISFPDGFDTLVGERGVTLSGGQKQRVSIARALIKDPAILILDDSLSAVDSKTEQDILKNIRRLLEKRSGILISHRLSTIEKADHIILLDRGRIIEQGSHRDLIRNKGTYTFLWEVQSGNGGNKHE is encoded by the coding sequence ATGCTAAAGGATCTGCTCACCGGCTTTATAAAGCGGCATGCCCTCAGTTATACCGCAGGAATTCTCATTCTCTTTGGGTGCGCGTCTATTGCCATGAGGATTCCCGGGATGCTTGGGGGTATCACCGATGCCCTGGTTTCGCAGTTCCTGTCCCGGCAGGAGATACTCCGTCGGGTTCTGCTGGTAATGTCCTTGGCGCTGATTGTTTTTTCCCTGAAGTTTGTATGGCGCTGGTTTTTGATAGGAAACAGCCGGGCTGTGGAGGTGTACCTTCGGGGCGCCCTTTTCCGGCATCTGCAAACCCTGCCTCTGGGGTTTTACAGTGAACATAAGACCGGCGATCTGGTTGCCCATGCGATTAACGATGTCCAGGCCATCAGGATGGCCTTTGGCCCGGGGTTCATACAATCCCTGGACGGGATAACCACGGGAATACTATCGGTGTTTTTTATGTCCCGGCTGATAAACCCGCGCCTGGCGATACTGGCGGTGCTTCCGGTGCCTTTTGCAATCCTGTTGATGTTCATCCTTGCCCCGATGATCCGCCAGCGGTTTCGGAATGTCCAGGAAGCCTATGCGGCAATCGCAGATCGCATACAGGAAAGCATTTCGGGGATACGGATTATTAAATCATTTGCCCAGGAAAAAGACGAAGTAAAACGTTTCATCGGCCTGAGCGGGGAGCGGGTTTCCGCCCAAATAAGGCTGACCAAAATTTCCGCCCTTTTGACGCCTGGTATTCAAATCTGCTTCGGCTTTAGTTTTCTTCTTTTTATCATCTACGGAAGCCGGCTTATTCAGGCCGGGCAGATAAGTGTGGGAGATTTTATCGCCTTTAATTTATACCTTTTGGCGCTGATGGCACCGGTAACAACCGTGGGACGTATTATTGATCTTATTCAAAAGGGAAACGCCTCCTACAGCCGGCTGGAGGATCTTTTTAATATATCCGACAATAGGCTGCACCGGATAAAGCAGGATGCCTTTCAGCTGCTGGGGGCTATTGAATTCCGCCATGTAAGCTTCCGGTATCCGGGAGCGGTGGGACCTACCCTGGAAGATATATCCTTTAAGATAAAGAGCGGGGAAACCTTCGGCATCGCCGGTGCTACCGGGTCCGGAAAGACCACCATTGCCAACCTGATTCTGCGGCTCTACGACCCGGACTCCGGAGAGATCCTTATCGACGGGGAGAACATCCAGGATATACCGGTGGATGTGCTCAGGGAAAGTATTGGCTATGTTCCCCAGGACAATTTTCTTTTTTCCACCACCATAAAAAACAATATTGAATTTTTCAGCCAGAGTTATAAAATGGAGGAAATAGAGGAAGCTGCCCGTCTTTCTGAAATTTACGATAACATTATTTCTTTTCCCGATGGCTTTGATACCCTTGTAGGTGAGCGTGGGGTTACCCTTTCAGGCGGACAAAAACAGCGGGTATCCATAGCCCGGGCTCTGATTAAGGACCCGGCCATCCTTATCCTTGACGACAGTCTTTCTGCGGTGGATTCAAAGACCGAACAGGATATTTTAAAAAACATCCGGCGCCTGCTGGAAAAACGTTCCGGCATATTGATTTCCCACCGGCTCTCAACTATTGAAAAAGCGGATCATATCATATTGCTGGATCGGGGCCGTATCATTGAACAGGGGAGCCACCGGGATCTTATTCGGAACAAGGGGACCTATACCTTCCTGTGGGAAGTCCAATCCGGTAATGGGGGAAACAAACATGAGTAG
- a CDS encoding bacterial Ig-like domain-containing protein, whose amino-acid sequence MKQFYWLLISFAAVIVSGCSNPFFPKKPEIPPEPKAVLESLRISQEPNKSFYIIGEDFDHQGLEVIGLYSDNTEKIEPIDRENLSGYDEETPGPQDITVSVEEETATFTVIVCDLDHIAVSATPQKLNYAKGEALDITGLEIIGYYAYEDSPFLSQNEPVFPENLSGYNMEIPSPQSVTVTIKEKTAGFAIKVFPLEWLEITGKGKEYYVLGEELDLDSMEVTGHYVDPNDPYTEVTRIETLEPGMISGYDPDAMGSQTVTITIDGKTEVFTIKVWEFIDLVISSLPLKKIYTKGDELDLKGLVVIGTYTDDGSNTVEREETITLDNIIGYDKDLQDVQIITVKVRHLEVSFTITVEGQVQVLIYLDAPPGGVPEHITLSKTGVNFPSEVELTLSLEYEEYGWFINNSDSAASLSETFVLNAHGLPLSDNLLRIEVKTFEGIYYGKELVFTIVK is encoded by the coding sequence ATGAAGCAATTTTATTGGTTACTAATCAGTTTTGCCGCAGTTATAGTAAGCGGCTGTTCAAATCCTTTTTTCCCCAAAAAACCGGAAATCCCGCCCGAACCGAAGGCTGTGCTGGAATCCCTGCGCATAAGCCAGGAACCTAATAAAAGTTTTTATATCATCGGGGAAGATTTTGATCATCAGGGGCTGGAAGTAATCGGCCTTTATTCGGACAACACGGAAAAAATCGAACCCATAGACCGGGAAAACCTGAGCGGCTACGATGAAGAAACCCCGGGTCCCCAGGATATCACCGTCTCGGTGGAAGAAGAGACTGCGACCTTTACGGTAATAGTCTGCGATCTTGATCATATTGCGGTAAGCGCCACGCCCCAAAAACTCAATTACGCCAAGGGGGAAGCGCTGGATATAACGGGCCTGGAGATTATCGGCTATTACGCCTATGAGGACAGTCCGTTTTTATCACAGAATGAGCCGGTCTTCCCGGAAAATCTGAGCGGGTATAACATGGAAATACCGTCGCCACAATCCGTTACCGTTACTATCAAGGAAAAGACGGCTGGTTTTGCAATAAAAGTGTTTCCTCTGGAATGGCTGGAAATAACCGGTAAAGGGAAAGAGTATTACGTCCTGGGGGAAGAGCTTGATCTGGACAGCATGGAAGTAACGGGGCATTACGTGGATCCCAATGATCCTTATACAGAGGTTACCAGGATCGAAACCCTGGAGCCGGGCATGATAAGCGGCTATGATCCTGATGCAATGGGCAGCCAGACGGTCACCATAACCATAGACGGTAAAACAGAGGTGTTTACGATAAAAGTCTGGGAATTTATCGATCTTGTGATAAGCAGCCTGCCGCTGAAAAAGATCTATACCAAGGGCGATGAACTGGACCTTAAGGGGCTGGTGGTAATAGGGACCTATACCGATGACGGTAGTAACACGGTGGAACGGGAAGAAACCATCACCTTGGATAATATCATCGGCTACGATAAGGACCTGCAGGATGTCCAAATTATTACGGTGAAGGTACGGCATCTGGAGGTCAGCTTTACTATAACGGTGGAAGGCCAGGTACAGGTACTTATTTATCTTGACGCACCGCCGGGGGGAGTGCCGGAGCATATTACCCTTTCCAAAACCGGAGTTAACTTTCCTTCTGAAGTGGAATTGACCCTGTCCCTGGAATATGAGGAATACGGCTGGTTTATTAATAACAGCGATAGTGCTGCTTCCCTGAGCGAAACCTTTGTGCTCAATGCCCATGGCCTTCCCCTGAGCGATAATCTGCTCAGGATTGAGGTAAAAACCTTTGAAGGAATTTATTACGGCAAAGAGCTGGTCTTTACCATTGTGAAATAG
- a CDS encoding formylglycine-generating enzyme family protein produces MIPALAIAWGLIAACTPALSAPSLTGEEESAWVRVILGDREESPGARTVVPADPLFSYTLTFTSDDYTEVKKECTDTDILVKLGKGDWELKVEGKKAGITVAESDTMHLSMLTKEAAPKTLRVVLHPLTTFTLADGSFRYDIQFDSGLTITEAGLTLSPIDSGTATAPIDLLLQGSGDISLAPGYYRLRVTARQNQQVAARGDIVHIYSDTQTAKEYTFTENDFAESVFLAGTANSAGYTPRWVYVYQGEDCTNQLADAEASGGKWELFVPSSYGKVYIKTELEKEGAIFFSKPELYPADGSSIPAGGDAHVSLAVNRYDITKNAMPYGNISMLSAAFENEQVSITVNPNNVYHLRPDSLRYTPEGAAAVVIPWTANPASFAMPARTVAMDAVFDSDIALLHVPSQGITFPTGDSDTGRNTLGYNFSLGETEVTYELWYRVRMWAKDHGYIFDNPGTVQGTDYAPGITPASLGNRRLQPITKVNWYDALVWCNAMTEWYNAETGSSFEPVYVRGNNVVRNSTVNTTTLGIKPGAKGFRLPSIVEWEFAARWQGEERDFTAAIGISSNGTQYYFTPGNYASGAMNPVTNNNETSRVAVFSGTAALTIKQRAPNQLGFYDMSGNVQEWCIETAISHWEIRGGSFEDDLSAMALGRSISYGPLRADRDTGFRVAQTE; encoded by the coding sequence TTGATACCTGCCCTGGCTATTGCCTGGGGCCTTATCGCGGCTTGCACGCCGGCATTGAGCGCTCCTTCCCTAACCGGGGAAGAAGAAAGCGCCTGGGTCAGGGTCATCCTTGGGGACCGGGAGGAATCCCCGGGTGCCAGAACCGTGGTTCCCGCAGACCCGCTTTTTAGCTATACCCTGACCTTTACCAGCGACGACTACACGGAGGTAAAAAAGGAATGCACCGATACTGATATCCTTGTGAAGCTGGGAAAAGGGGACTGGGAACTCAAAGTGGAGGGGAAAAAAGCCGGCATTACGGTAGCGGAATCGGATACCATGCATCTCAGTATGCTCACCAAGGAGGCTGCCCCTAAGACCCTGCGGGTTGTGCTGCACCCGCTTACTACATTCACCCTGGCAGATGGAAGCTTCCGTTATGATATACAGTTTGACAGCGGCCTTACGATCACTGAAGCCGGCCTTACCCTGAGCCCCATAGACAGCGGGACGGCAACTGCTCCCATAGACCTGCTCCTCCAGGGAAGCGGGGATATCTCCCTGGCCCCGGGATACTACCGCCTCAGGGTTACCGCCCGCCAGAACCAGCAGGTCGCCGCCAGGGGGGACATTGTCCACATTTATTCAGATACCCAAACGGCAAAGGAGTATACTTTTACTGAGAATGATTTTGCGGAGAGCGTATTTCTTGCGGGCACGGCTAACTCCGCCGGCTATACCCCCCGGTGGGTGTATGTGTACCAGGGCGAGGACTGTACCAATCAACTTGCGGATGCGGAGGCTAGCGGGGGAAAATGGGAACTGTTTGTACCTTCGTCCTATGGCAAGGTCTACATTAAGACGGAACTGGAAAAGGAGGGAGCCATCTTTTTCAGTAAACCTGAGCTCTATCCTGCGGATGGCAGCAGTATTCCTGCGGGAGGGGATGCCCATGTTTCTTTGGCGGTCAACCGGTATGATATCACAAAAAACGCCATGCCCTACGGGAACATCAGTATGCTTTCCGCCGCCTTTGAAAACGAGCAGGTATCGATCACCGTAAACCCCAACAACGTGTACCACCTGCGCCCGGACAGTTTGCGCTATACCCCGGAAGGGGCGGCGGCGGTAGTCATCCCCTGGACCGCCAATCCCGCAAGCTTCGCCATGCCCGCCAGGACCGTGGCAATGGATGCGGTATTTGACAGCGATATTGCCCTGCTCCATGTTCCTTCCCAGGGTATCACCTTCCCCACCGGGGATTCAGACACCGGCCGCAATACCCTGGGTTATAATTTTAGCCTGGGAGAGACGGAAGTTACCTACGAACTCTGGTACCGGGTGCGGATGTGGGCAAAAGATCATGGGTATATCTTTGACAATCCCGGAACGGTACAAGGTACGGACTATGCCCCGGGCATAACTCCCGCTTCCCTGGGAAACCGTCGTTTACAGCCTATAACCAAGGTAAACTGGTATGATGCGCTGGTATGGTGCAATGCCATGACCGAGTGGTATAACGCCGAAACCGGCAGTTCCTTTGAGCCCGTATATGTGAGGGGAAACAATGTTGTACGCAATAGTACGGTAAATACTACGACCCTTGGCATAAAGCCCGGCGCTAAGGGCTTCCGTTTACCCAGCATCGTAGAATGGGAATTTGCCGCCCGGTGGCAGGGAGAAGAACGCGACTTTACCGCAGCTATAGGCATCAGTTCCAACGGTACCCAGTATTACTTTACCCCCGGGAATTATGCCAGCGGGGCAATGAACCCTGTCACTAATAACAATGAGACCAGCCGGGTGGCAGTGTTCTCCGGAACGGCAGCCCTGACCATAAAACAAAGGGCGCCGAATCAACTGGGTTTCTATGATATGAGCGGAAATGTCCAGGAATGGTGTATTGAAACAGCCATTTCACACTGGGAAATCCGGGGTGGATCTTTCGAGGATGACCTAAGTGCTATGGCCCTGGGAAGGAGCATCAGTTATGGGCCTTTGCGGGCGGATAGAGACACCGGCTTCCGGGTGGCTCAAACGGAGTAG
- a CDS encoding NADP-dependent isocitrate dehydrogenase — protein MARRISMKNPIVEIDGDEMTRVLWALVKEKLILPRVDLKTEYYDLGLANRDATADSVSAESARAIQRLGVGVKCATITANAARQTEYKLQALYPSPNATIRAILDGTVFRKPISVSCIKPSIASWTKPIVIGRHAYGDIYKAAEMRIPGPGKVELVYTGANGAEQRVLVADMKSSGIAQGMHNLDDSIRSFARSCFLYAIGEKLPVWFATKDTISKTYDGRFKELFAEIYETEFKEKCAAAGVQYFYTLIDDAVARTVKGDGGFLWACKNYDGDVMSDMVASAAGSLAMMTSVLVSPSGAVEYEAAHGTVQQHYYRWQKGEKTSTNPVALIFAWTGALAKRAELDSLPDLAAFARNLEKAALAAIEAGEMTADLARLAVPAPPRPLDSWEFIDAVAARL, from the coding sequence ATGGCTAGACGGATAAGTATGAAAAACCCCATCGTAGAAATCGACGGGGATGAGATGACCCGGGTACTCTGGGCCCTAGTAAAGGAAAAGCTGATCCTCCCCCGGGTGGACCTGAAAACCGAATACTACGACCTGGGTCTGGCAAACCGGGACGCCACCGCGGATTCGGTGAGCGCCGAATCGGCCCGGGCCATCCAGCGACTGGGGGTGGGGGTCAAATGCGCCACCATCACCGCCAATGCCGCCCGGCAAACTGAATACAAGCTTCAGGCACTCTACCCCAGCCCCAATGCCACCATCCGGGCGATCCTGGACGGCACGGTTTTCCGCAAGCCTATCTCAGTTTCCTGCATCAAACCAAGCATCGCAAGTTGGACCAAACCTATAGTCATAGGCCGCCACGCCTACGGGGACATATACAAAGCCGCAGAAATGCGCATCCCCGGCCCGGGGAAAGTGGAGCTGGTGTATACCGGTGCGAATGGCGCGGAACAGCGGGTCCTGGTTGCAGACATGAAGAGCTCAGGCATAGCACAAGGTATGCACAACCTGGACGACTCAATCAGAAGTTTCGCCCGTTCCTGCTTCCTCTACGCCATTGGAGAAAAACTCCCGGTCTGGTTCGCTACCAAGGATACTATTTCCAAAACCTATGACGGCCGCTTCAAGGAATTGTTCGCTGAAATATACGAAACCGAATTTAAAGAAAAATGCGCCGCCGCAGGGGTCCAATACTTCTACACCCTCATCGACGATGCGGTGGCCCGGACGGTGAAAGGGGACGGGGGCTTTCTCTGGGCCTGCAAAAACTACGACGGTGATGTGATGAGCGACATGGTCGCCAGCGCTGCAGGAAGCCTGGCCATGATGACCAGTGTCCTGGTGTCTCCCAGCGGGGCGGTGGAATACGAAGCGGCCCACGGCACGGTGCAGCAGCATTACTACCGCTGGCAAAAAGGGGAAAAGACCAGCACCAACCCTGTGGCTCTGATCTTCGCCTGGACCGGCGCCCTGGCAAAGCGGGCTGAACTGGACAGCCTGCCCGATCTGGCAGCCTTTGCGCGTAACCTGGAAAAGGCCGCCCTCGCTGCCATAGAAGCGGGGGAGATGACCGCCGACCTGGCCCGCCTGGCAGTTCCCGCTCCCCCCCGGCCCCTGGACTCCTGGGAATTTATCGACGCCGTAGCGGCACGGCTCTAG
- a CDS encoding aldose epimerase family protein: MKITEKTFGILSTGKKATLFTLKAGELTLSLSSFGAIWTSLLVPSGKEGTADILLGYSTLDGYTHNKPHIGATIGRFGNRIRDGRFALNGKTYTLPKNDGEHCLHGGLRGFDKLLWKGEAYKERDGVFVRFELRSPDGDQGFPGNLKAVVSYGITKSHEIIADYRAKVDTPCPINLTNHAYFNLAGEGSGDILDHELELYASSYLAVDSSLIPTGELTPTAGSPFDFSSRKPIGRDFQGTLGKNGSSGPGYDHCFVVDGENGKLRPCADVLEPRSGRSMRVFTTQPGVQFYTGNFLDDLPGKAGSVYTRHSGFCLETQYLPDSPNRGEFPSCIFGPQREYHEKAIFSLNW; this comes from the coding sequence TTGAAAATAACTGAAAAAACCTTTGGAATCCTTTCTACCGGAAAAAAAGCGACCCTTTTTACCCTGAAAGCAGGGGAATTAACCCTGTCACTTTCCAGTTTTGGGGCAATTTGGACATCCCTTTTAGTACCCTCCGGAAAAGAGGGAACCGCGGACATACTTTTGGGGTATTCCACCCTGGACGGCTATACCCATAATAAGCCCCATATAGGGGCCACCATCGGCCGTTTCGGGAACCGTATCCGGGACGGGCGTTTCGCCCTTAACGGGAAAACCTATACTCTGCCGAAAAACGATGGGGAACACTGCCTCCATGGGGGCCTGCGGGGTTTTGATAAGCTGCTCTGGAAAGGGGAGGCTTATAAGGAAAGGGACGGGGTTTTTGTCCGTTTTGAGCTGAGAAGCCCCGACGGGGATCAGGGCTTCCCCGGGAACCTCAAGGCGGTGGTGAGCTATGGCATTACCAAATCCCATGAAATTATCGCCGACTACCGGGCAAAAGTTGACACCCCCTGCCCGATCAACTTAACCAACCATGCTTATTTTAACCTTGCCGGGGAGGGCAGCGGGGATATTCTGGATCATGAACTTGAATTGTACGCCTCTTCCTACCTGGCGGTGGATTCTTCTCTAATCCCTACCGGGGAACTTACACCAACTGCCGGGAGCCCCTTTGATTTTAGCTCCCGCAAACCCATTGGCCGGGATTTTCAGGGTACCTTGGGGAAAAACGGGTCATCAGGCCCGGGCTATGACCACTGTTTTGTGGTGGACGGGGAGAATGGGAAGCTGCGCCCCTGTGCGGATGTGCTGGAGCCCCGGTCCGGCCGGTCCATGCGGGTCTTTACTACTCAGCCGGGAGTCCAGTTTTACACGGGGAACTTTCTGGACGACCTGCCCGGGAAGGCCGGGTCCGTGTATACCAGGCATTCCGGGTTCTGCCTGGAAACCCAGTACCTGCCGGATTCACCAAACAGGGGGGAATTCCCCAGTTGTATCTTCGGGCCCCAGCGGGAATATCACGAAAAAGCGATATTTTCATTAAATTGGTAA
- a CDS encoding ATP synthase subunit E: protein MEIQLQELIDKIKKDGITSASEEASKLKSQAEADAGRITESARKEAAEIVSKAKADAERLEKAGTAALEQASRNLVLAFKGEIDALLSKIVAAKTGSSYGDDTLKAILPELVKSWASKGSDSLDLILSEDNLTKLRGYFNEQLASEISKGVELKSDRNLGAGFRIASKDGAAYYDFSAESVAELLSAYLNPRLSEILKSSAKGN, encoded by the coding sequence ATGGAAATACAACTTCAAGAGCTTATTGATAAAATTAAGAAAGACGGGATTACCAGCGCCTCTGAGGAAGCTTCCAAGCTGAAGTCCCAGGCGGAAGCCGATGCGGGGCGCATTACCGAAAGTGCCCGGAAAGAAGCGGCGGAGATAGTCTCCAAGGCTAAGGCCGATGCGGAACGGCTTGAAAAAGCCGGTACAGCCGCCCTTGAGCAGGCTTCCCGGAACCTGGTCCTTGCCTTTAAGGGAGAAATTGATGCCCTTTTAAGCAAGATTGTCGCCGCCAAGACAGGCAGCTCCTATGGTGACGATACCCTGAAGGCCATACTTCCGGAATTGGTAAAAAGCTGGGCCTCCAAGGGGAGCGATTCCCTGGACCTCATCCTCAGTGAGGATAACCTCACTAAACTCCGGGGCTATTTCAACGAACAGCTCGCCTCTGAAATCAGCAAGGGGGTGGAGTTAAAATCGGACCGTAATCTGGGCGCCGGTTTCCGTATTGCCAGCAAGGACGGGGCCGCTTATTACGACTTTTCCGCCGAATCCGTGGCGGAACTCCTGTCAGCCTACCTTAATCCCCGGCTTTCGGAGATTCTCAAGTCTTCGGCAAAAGGAAATTAA
- a CDS encoding DUF2764 family protein, producing MGSYYYLAAQLPNLVYGQSAPINFGYFEELAEKFLDATDKAFFDMISLAPDSLGPEGDGTPSYAELPRSTGCEFIDKWREWERALRLNLARYRSQRLKRDNVVSVEPPLLPVEASAAAARAVAVSDSPLEAEEILDKARWDLIGSIQGLDSFSQDIIFAYKLKLLILERRLSFKTEEGFKEYKSLYAAILDSAQSVGEAK from the coding sequence GTGGGCTCCTATTATTACTTAGCAGCCCAGCTTCCTAATCTCGTCTATGGCCAGAGTGCGCCCATAAACTTTGGTTATTTCGAAGAATTAGCCGAAAAATTTCTGGATGCTACGGATAAGGCCTTTTTTGATATGATTAGCCTGGCTCCGGATAGCTTGGGGCCTGAGGGTGATGGAACGCCTTCCTACGCTGAGCTTCCCCGCTCCACGGGCTGCGAATTTATTGACAAATGGCGGGAATGGGAACGGGCGCTAAGGCTTAACCTGGCTCGGTACCGCTCCCAGCGGCTCAAACGGGACAATGTAGTCTCGGTGGAGCCCCCCCTGCTCCCGGTGGAAGCTTCGGCAGCTGCCGCAAGAGCGGTTGCGGTGTCGGATTCACCCTTGGAAGCTGAAGAAATCCTGGACAAGGCCCGTTGGGACCTTATCGGGTCTATACAAGGATTGGATAGTTTTAGCCAGGACATCATCTTTGCCTATAAGCTCAAGCTGCTCATCCTGGAACGCCGTTTGTCCTTTAAAACGGAAGAAGGATTCAAAGAATACAAATCACTCTACGCTGCCATTCTGGATAGCGCACAGTCCGTGGGAGAAGCTAAATGA